One window of Mauremys reevesii isolate NIE-2019 linkage group 4, ASM1616193v1, whole genome shotgun sequence genomic DNA carries:
- the FAM161B gene encoding protein FAM161B isoform X1, whose amino-acid sequence MGPLGCGPEARTRQVFPPQPSPDSEPETERVGGGVTQTRTDELLDFLQPGKEMVAASSSAEGYYDTLQALKMKNRQYLLELGLLYQVKLENDQKPFKEELEDFFQDNGRLTLQGKPYETSRSSIISQSSSLTDLNLDSPWDQQNPLSLPQSHLRPNNAASAWVSTITIPQPFKMTLREAHKKPQLMKSRASLELEKQRDKRQSQEEAECQKQFRAQPVPAHVYLPLYQEIMEQNEIRREVATQKRKELLLSTQRPFSFLEKEDKKKEAIRQKILAALAPVENSKPKGNKTVPKFIYNPVLGDKLKEAELYRKIRIQMRAKDLLENSSAPIDPSNRQRDPQSRIATKTKQEKLSFLQDDFSFKPRINPAVPDFETLYWAFQREAIRIREVKEPTRNQPFKLRTSNLHYRQRQANEQKMKQPSKAPMQRSHSLTGLSSLSSNTLPVHITDATRKRESAIRYCQEDKKSRENEGIHWMEIQRKKCQAMHKSMSSRAKAMDPHKSLEETHKEKLKQNWQNDRRRTKEYKKELEEMQIRIKNRPYLFEQVMKHDARQEAERHYRDTLCQVGLNEEFVRNKGRDATVLTKEEESETHRAQESQRDTDIGTVQEEESLGRAGNKE is encoded by the exons ATGGGGCCACTTGGGTGTGGGCCCGAGGCGCGGACCCGACAG GTGTTTCCACCTCAACCTTCCCCAGATTCTGAGCCAGAAACAGAGAGAGTTGGTGGTGGTGTCACTCAGACCAGGACAGATGAGCTGTTGGATTTTCTCCAGCCAGGCAAGGAAATGGTAGCTGCCTCAAGCTCAGCTGAGGGGTATTATGACACACTGCAGGCACTCAAGATGAAAAACAGACAGTATCTATTAGAACTGGGCTTGCTCTACCAGGTAAAATTGGAGAATGACCAGAAACCCTTCAAGGAGGAACTGGAAGACTTCTTCCAAGACAACGGGAGATTGACTCTGCAGGGCAAGCCCTATGAGACTTCAAG ATCCAGTATCATAAGCCAGTCCAGTTCTTTAACTGACCTAAACTTGGACAGTCCTTGGGATCAGCAAAATCCTCTCTcacttcctcagtcccacctgaGGCCAAATAATGCTGCATCTGCCTGGGTCTCTACTATCACCATCCCCCAGCCCTTCAAGATGACTCTGCGTGAGGCTCATAAAAAGCCCCAGTTGATGAAATCACGTGCTTCCCTTGAGCTGGAaaaacaaagggacaaaagaCAAAGTCAGGAGGAGGCAGAGTGCCAGAAGCAGTTCCGCGCACAGCCGGTGCCTGCCCATGTTTACTTGCCACTCTACCAGGAAATAATGGAGCAGAATGAGATTCGCAGGGAGGTGGCAACACAGAAGAGAAAAGAGTTGCTCCTTTCCACTCAGCGACCCTTCAGCTTCCTGGAGAAGGAGGACAAGAAGAAAGAGGCCATCAGACAGAAGATCTTGGCAGCACTGGCTCCAGTTGAGAACTCCAAACCAAAAGGCAACAAGACAGTCCCTAAATTCATCTATAACCCAGTTCTTGGGGATAAACTCAAAG AAGCTGAACTCTACAGGAAAATTCGCATTCAGATGAGAGCCAAGGATTTGTTGGAAAACTCCTCCGCTCCTATTGACCCTAGCAACAGACAAAGAGACCCACAGTCCCGAATCGCCACCAAAACCAAACAAGAAAAACTCAGCTTCCTGCAAGACGACTTCAGCTTTAAACCAAGAATTAACCCAGCGGTGCCTGATTTTGAAACACTTTACTGGGCGTTTCAGAGAGAAGCAATAAGGATACGAGAAGTCAAAGAGCCAACTCGTAATCAACCGTTTAAACTGAGAACCTCCAATCTCCACTACAGGCAGAGACAGGCTAATGAGCAGAAAATGAAG CAGCCTTCCAAGGCTCCCATGCAAAGAAGTCATTCTCTGACtggtctctcctctctctcttccaacACCCTTCCAGTGCACATTACAGATGCAACAAGAAAGAGGGAATCTGCTATTAG ATACTGCCAGGAAGACAAAAAGAGCAGGGAGAATGAAGGAATTCATTGGATGGAGATACAGAGAAAGAAATGTCAGGCTATGCATAAATCTATGAGCAGCCGAGCAAAAGCAATGGATCCCCATAAAAGCCTGGAGGAGACGCACAAGGAGAAGCTGAAACAGAACTG GCAGAATGACCGCAGAAGAACAAAGGAGTACAAAAAAGAACTGGAAGAAATGCAGATACGAATCAAGAACCGACCATACCTCTTTGAACAGGTCATGAAG CATGATGCCCGGCAAGAGGCAGAGCGACACTACCGAGACACCCTTTGTCAGGTGGGGCTGAATGAGGAATTTGTAAGGAACAAAGGGAGAGATGCTACTGTCCTAACAAAGGAGGAAGAGTCTGAAACTCACAG AGCTCAGGAGTCTCAGAGGGACACAGACATTGGCACTGTACAGGAAGAAGAATCTTTAGGAAGAGCAGGGAACAAAGAATGA
- the FAM161B gene encoding protein FAM161B isoform X2: protein MVAASSSAEGYYDTLQALKMKNRQYLLELGLLYQVKLENDQKPFKEELEDFFQDNGRLTLQGKPYETSRSSIISQSSSLTDLNLDSPWDQQNPLSLPQSHLRPNNAASAWVSTITIPQPFKMTLREAHKKPQLMKSRASLELEKQRDKRQSQEEAECQKQFRAQPVPAHVYLPLYQEIMEQNEIRREVATQKRKELLLSTQRPFSFLEKEDKKKEAIRQKILAALAPVENSKPKGNKTVPKFIYNPVLGDKLKEAELYRKIRIQMRAKDLLENSSAPIDPSNRQRDPQSRIATKTKQEKLSFLQDDFSFKPRINPAVPDFETLYWAFQREAIRIREVKEPTRNQPFKLRTSNLHYRQRQANEQKMKQPSKAPMQRSHSLTGLSSLSSNTLPVHITDATRKRESAIRYCQEDKKSRENEGIHWMEIQRKKCQAMHKSMSSRAKAMDPHKSLEETHKEKLKQNWQNDRRRTKEYKKELEEMQIRIKNRPYLFEQVMKHDARQEAERHYRDTLCQVGLNEEFVRNKGRDATVLTKEEESETHRAQESQRDTDIGTVQEEESLGRAGNKE, encoded by the exons ATGGTAGCTGCCTCAAGCTCAGCTGAGGGGTATTATGACACACTGCAGGCACTCAAGATGAAAAACAGACAGTATCTATTAGAACTGGGCTTGCTCTACCAGGTAAAATTGGAGAATGACCAGAAACCCTTCAAGGAGGAACTGGAAGACTTCTTCCAAGACAACGGGAGATTGACTCTGCAGGGCAAGCCCTATGAGACTTCAAG ATCCAGTATCATAAGCCAGTCCAGTTCTTTAACTGACCTAAACTTGGACAGTCCTTGGGATCAGCAAAATCCTCTCTcacttcctcagtcccacctgaGGCCAAATAATGCTGCATCTGCCTGGGTCTCTACTATCACCATCCCCCAGCCCTTCAAGATGACTCTGCGTGAGGCTCATAAAAAGCCCCAGTTGATGAAATCACGTGCTTCCCTTGAGCTGGAaaaacaaagggacaaaagaCAAAGTCAGGAGGAGGCAGAGTGCCAGAAGCAGTTCCGCGCACAGCCGGTGCCTGCCCATGTTTACTTGCCACTCTACCAGGAAATAATGGAGCAGAATGAGATTCGCAGGGAGGTGGCAACACAGAAGAGAAAAGAGTTGCTCCTTTCCACTCAGCGACCCTTCAGCTTCCTGGAGAAGGAGGACAAGAAGAAAGAGGCCATCAGACAGAAGATCTTGGCAGCACTGGCTCCAGTTGAGAACTCCAAACCAAAAGGCAACAAGACAGTCCCTAAATTCATCTATAACCCAGTTCTTGGGGATAAACTCAAAG AAGCTGAACTCTACAGGAAAATTCGCATTCAGATGAGAGCCAAGGATTTGTTGGAAAACTCCTCCGCTCCTATTGACCCTAGCAACAGACAAAGAGACCCACAGTCCCGAATCGCCACCAAAACCAAACAAGAAAAACTCAGCTTCCTGCAAGACGACTTCAGCTTTAAACCAAGAATTAACCCAGCGGTGCCTGATTTTGAAACACTTTACTGGGCGTTTCAGAGAGAAGCAATAAGGATACGAGAAGTCAAAGAGCCAACTCGTAATCAACCGTTTAAACTGAGAACCTCCAATCTCCACTACAGGCAGAGACAGGCTAATGAGCAGAAAATGAAG CAGCCTTCCAAGGCTCCCATGCAAAGAAGTCATTCTCTGACtggtctctcctctctctcttccaacACCCTTCCAGTGCACATTACAGATGCAACAAGAAAGAGGGAATCTGCTATTAG ATACTGCCAGGAAGACAAAAAGAGCAGGGAGAATGAAGGAATTCATTGGATGGAGATACAGAGAAAGAAATGTCAGGCTATGCATAAATCTATGAGCAGCCGAGCAAAAGCAATGGATCCCCATAAAAGCCTGGAGGAGACGCACAAGGAGAAGCTGAAACAGAACTG GCAGAATGACCGCAGAAGAACAAAGGAGTACAAAAAAGAACTGGAAGAAATGCAGATACGAATCAAGAACCGACCATACCTCTTTGAACAGGTCATGAAG CATGATGCCCGGCAAGAGGCAGAGCGACACTACCGAGACACCCTTTGTCAGGTGGGGCTGAATGAGGAATTTGTAAGGAACAAAGGGAGAGATGCTACTGTCCTAACAAAGGAGGAAGAGTCTGAAACTCACAG AGCTCAGGAGTCTCAGAGGGACACAGACATTGGCACTGTACAGGAAGAAGAATCTTTAGGAAGAGCAGGGAACAAAGAATGA